One Sphaerisporangium krabiense DNA segment encodes these proteins:
- the nuoN gene encoding NADH-quinone oxidoreductase subunit NuoN, producing MSTLAAAAVEAPKIEYGELSPMLLVFGAAIVGVLVEALAPRYLRKSIQMPITILSMVGAFVLTVWQGTKGVRHAAAMGAVAVDGPSLFIWGAILLLAIVSVLLINDDDQFVAQAAAVPGSAEEDQAIAEGGAHTEIYPLVLFAVGGMMLFPASNDLLIMFVALEVMSLPLYLLCGLARRRRLLSQEAAMKYFLLGAFSSAFFLYGTALLYGFAGSVDLAAIDKALSTVGGKDTLLFLGVATIGVGLLFKIGAAPFQAWKPDVYQGAPTPITALMASGTLIAAFGALLRVFWVALGNLDTEWTPVLWGVAILTMIVGAVLAITQTDIKRMLAYSSIAHTGFLLVAVVSTGKEAQNAASLSGILFYLVTYGFATVGAFAVVTMIREAGGEAGHLSRWAGLGKRSPVLAGIFALFLLAFAGIPLTSGFFGKYAVFAPAVASGNVALVIVGVVTSAMAAFFYVRVIVLMFFNEPAAEGPTIALPSMGTAAVVTLAAAATVVLGVFPQPVLDLAHSAAQSLFVR from the coding sequence GTGAGCACGCTCGCCGCTGCCGCCGTCGAGGCGCCGAAGATCGAATACGGGGAGCTCTCGCCGATGCTCCTCGTCTTCGGGGCGGCGATCGTCGGCGTGCTCGTCGAGGCCCTCGCGCCGCGCTATCTGCGCAAGTCCATCCAGATGCCCATCACGATCCTGTCGATGGTCGGCGCCTTCGTGCTGACCGTCTGGCAGGGCACGAAGGGCGTGCGCCACGCCGCCGCCATGGGCGCGGTCGCCGTGGACGGCCCCTCGCTGTTCATCTGGGGCGCCATCCTGCTGCTGGCGATCGTCTCGGTCCTCCTGATCAACGACGACGACCAGTTCGTCGCCCAGGCCGCCGCCGTCCCCGGCAGCGCCGAGGAGGACCAGGCGATCGCCGAGGGCGGCGCGCACACCGAGATCTACCCGCTGGTGCTGTTCGCCGTCGGCGGCATGATGCTCTTCCCCGCCTCGAACGACCTGCTGATCATGTTCGTGGCCCTCGAGGTCATGTCGCTGCCGCTGTACCTGCTGTGCGGCCTCGCCCGCCGTCGCCGCCTGCTCTCGCAGGAGGCGGCGATGAAATACTTCCTGCTCGGCGCCTTCTCGTCGGCGTTCTTCCTGTACGGCACCGCGCTGCTGTACGGCTTCGCCGGGTCGGTGGACCTCGCCGCGATCGACAAGGCCCTCTCCACGGTCGGCGGCAAGGACACCCTGCTGTTCCTGGGCGTCGCGACCATCGGCGTCGGCCTGCTGTTCAAGATCGGCGCGGCGCCGTTCCAGGCGTGGAAGCCCGACGTGTACCAGGGCGCGCCCACGCCCATCACCGCGCTCATGGCGTCCGGCACGCTGATCGCCGCCTTCGGCGCGCTGCTGCGCGTCTTCTGGGTGGCCCTCGGCAACCTCGACACCGAGTGGACCCCGGTGCTGTGGGGCGTGGCGATCCTCACCATGATCGTCGGTGCGGTGCTCGCGATCACCCAGACCGACATCAAGCGCATGCTGGCCTACTCGTCGATCGCGCACACCGGCTTCCTGCTGGTCGCCGTGGTGTCCACCGGCAAGGAGGCCCAGAACGCGGCGTCCCTGTCGGGCATCCTGTTCTACCTGGTGACCTACGGGTTCGCCACGGTGGGCGCGTTCGCGGTCGTCACGATGATCCGCGAGGCCGGCGGCGAGGCCGGGCACCTGTCGCGCTGGGCCGGGCTCGGCAAGAGGTCGCCCGTGCTCGCGGGCATCTTCGCCCTCTTCCTGCTCGCCTTCGCCGGCATTCCGCTGACGTCCGGGTTCTTCGGCAAGTACGCCGTGTTCGCCCCGGCCGTGGCGAGCGGCAACGTGGCGCTGGTCATCGTCGGCGTCGTGACATCGGCGATGGCGGCGTTCTTCTACGTCCGCGTCATCGTCCTGATGTTCTTCAACGAGCCCGCCGCCGAGGGTCCGACGATCGCGCTGCCGAGCATGGGCACCGCGGCTGTGGTCACGCTCGCCGCTGCGGCTACCGTAGTCCTCGGGGTCTTCCCGCAGCCGGTGCTCGACCTCGCGCATTCGGCCGCGCAGTCGTTGTTCGTTCGTTAG
- a CDS encoding NADH-quinone oxidoreductase subunit M, which yields MPWLSILMGVPVVGALAVAAVPKGNDKLAKQLTLVVSLVVLALTLAMASQFDPSGPRDQFSEVHDWIPAFGVRYAVAVDGIALLLIALAVVLVPIVVLASWHDADRPEAKRSVKTYFALILVLEAMMIGVFAATDVFLFYVFFEAMLIPMYFMIGSYGGAQRSYAAVKFLLYSLFGGLLMLVAVIALYAVADKGTFLQPELIGAIKDPTTQKWLFLGFFIAFAVKAPVWPFHTWLPDAAAQAPAGAAVLLVGVLDKVGTYGMLRFCLELFPDAAKFFTPLVITLSVIGIVYGAIVAIGQTDMKRLIAYTSISHFGFITMGVFAMSADAGAGATLYMVNHGFSTGALFLIAGFLIHRRGSQYIADYGGVQKVAPVLAGTFLIAGLSSLSLPGLSTFVSEFLVLIGTFENHVVPAVIALLGMVLAAVYVLWMYQRMMGGPTKESVKALPDLNLREKVVVAPLIALLIAFGFFPKPLLDIVNPAVHQTLTTVHAPQFTPDIPVTAEKKGAGQ from the coding sequence ATGCCCTGGCTCTCGATATTGATGGGCGTGCCCGTGGTGGGCGCGCTGGCGGTCGCGGCGGTGCCCAAGGGCAACGACAAACTCGCCAAGCAGCTCACGCTCGTGGTGTCGCTCGTCGTGCTGGCGCTCACGCTGGCCATGGCGTCCCAGTTCGACCCCTCCGGGCCGCGTGACCAGTTCAGCGAGGTCCACGACTGGATCCCCGCCTTCGGGGTCCGCTACGCGGTCGCCGTCGACGGCATCGCGCTGCTGCTGATCGCGCTCGCGGTGGTGCTGGTGCCGATCGTGGTGCTGGCCTCCTGGCACGACGCCGACCGGCCCGAGGCCAAGCGGTCGGTGAAGACGTACTTCGCGCTGATCCTGGTGCTGGAAGCGATGATGATCGGCGTCTTCGCGGCGACCGACGTCTTCCTCTTCTACGTCTTCTTCGAGGCGATGCTGATCCCGATGTACTTCATGATCGGGTCCTACGGCGGCGCCCAGCGGTCCTACGCGGCCGTGAAGTTCCTGCTGTACTCGCTGTTCGGCGGCCTGCTCATGCTGGTCGCGGTGATCGCGCTCTACGCGGTCGCCGACAAGGGCACCTTCCTGCAGCCCGAGCTGATCGGCGCGATCAAGGACCCGACCACGCAGAAGTGGCTGTTCCTCGGCTTCTTCATCGCCTTCGCCGTCAAGGCCCCGGTCTGGCCGTTCCACACCTGGCTGCCCGACGCCGCCGCGCAGGCGCCCGCCGGAGCCGCCGTCCTGCTGGTCGGCGTGCTGGACAAGGTCGGCACCTACGGCATGCTGCGTTTCTGCCTGGAGCTGTTCCCGGACGCCGCGAAGTTCTTCACGCCGCTGGTGATCACGCTCAGCGTCATCGGCATCGTGTACGGCGCGATCGTCGCCATCGGGCAGACCGACATGAAGCGGCTCATCGCCTACACCTCGATCTCGCACTTCGGCTTCATCACGATGGGCGTGTTCGCCATGTCGGCCGACGCCGGCGCGGGCGCCACGCTGTACATGGTGAACCACGGCTTCTCGACCGGCGCGCTGTTCCTGATCGCCGGGTTCCTGATCCACCGCAGGGGTTCGCAGTACATCGCGGACTACGGAGGCGTCCAGAAGGTCGCCCCCGTGCTGGCGGGCACGTTCCTGATCGCGGGCCTGTCCTCGCTGTCGCTGCCCGGCCTGTCCACGTTCGTCAGTGAGTTCCTCGTCCTGATCGGGACGTTCGAGAACCACGTGGTCCCGGCCGTCATCGCCCTCCTCGGCATGGTGCTGGCCGCGGTCTACGTCCTGTGGATGTACCAGCGCATGATGGGCGGGCCGACCAAGGAGAGCGTCAAGGCGCTGCCCGACCTGAACCTGCGCGAGAAGGTCGTCGTCGCCCCGCTCATCGCCCTGCTGATCGCCTTCGGGTTCTTTCCCAAGCCGCTGCTGGACATCGTCAATCCCGCGGTGCACCAGACCCTGACCACCGTGCACGCGCCGCAGTTCACCCCCGACATACCCGTCACCGCTGAAAAGAAGGGGGCAGGCCAGTGA